One genomic segment of Nocardia spumae includes these proteins:
- a CDS encoding MFS transporter, whose translation MTVTQQQSSTDVRRRRALAEGRILVLVAIVLSALTLRVAVTAFTPLAERIGGDIGYSTAVVGVFGMIPTAMFALAGLITPIFVRRLGLERTALVAMLMTGAGQLTRALVPDTWELLLLSAFALAGMGIGNVVIPPLVKRYFADHLALMSSVYITMVQVGTMIPALIAVPVADAAGWRVSLGVWALVGFAATVPWLGVLRGRRGRDRVDATALSAVPGEQPERPGNIWRSPLAWGMAAMFGMTSLNTYAMFTWLPKILADAGADASFGGTMVAFFSFIGLAAALTAPTFTARIRNPFPIVVVCAVSFFAAFAGLLIAPMSAPWLWVLLLGIGPSTFPMALTLINLRTRTQAGSAALSGFTQGIGYTVACVGPLLFGVLHSVSGSWAMPFALLSVAVVVLVVGAWQACTPRMLEDTWH comes from the coding sequence CGCTCACGCTGCGGGTCGCCGTCACGGCGTTCACGCCGCTGGCCGAACGGATCGGTGGCGATATCGGCTACTCGACCGCGGTCGTCGGCGTCTTCGGCATGATCCCGACCGCCATGTTCGCCCTCGCCGGACTGATCACCCCGATCTTCGTGCGGCGGCTGGGCCTGGAGCGGACGGCGCTGGTGGCCATGTTGATGACCGGCGCCGGACAGCTGACCCGGGCTCTGGTGCCCGACACCTGGGAACTACTGCTGCTGTCCGCGTTCGCGCTGGCCGGTATGGGTATCGGCAACGTGGTGATTCCGCCGCTGGTCAAGCGCTATTTCGCGGATCACCTGGCATTGATGAGCTCGGTGTACATCACGATGGTGCAGGTCGGCACCATGATTCCGGCGCTGATCGCGGTGCCGGTGGCCGACGCGGCCGGTTGGCGAGTGTCGCTGGGCGTGTGGGCGCTGGTCGGTTTCGCGGCCACGGTGCCCTGGCTGGGTGTGCTGCGCGGTCGGCGCGGCCGTGATCGGGTCGACGCGACCGCGCTGTCCGCGGTGCCCGGCGAACAGCCGGAGCGGCCGGGCAACATCTGGCGTTCGCCGCTGGCCTGGGGTATGGCGGCCATGTTCGGGATGACCTCGCTCAATACCTATGCCATGTTCACCTGGCTGCCCAAGATCCTGGCCGACGCCGGCGCCGACGCGAGTTTCGGCGGCACCATGGTCGCCTTCTTCTCGTTCATCGGCCTGGCGGCCGCGCTGACCGCACCCACGTTCACCGCGCGGATCCGCAATCCGTTCCCGATCGTCGTCGTGTGCGCGGTCTCGTTCTTCGCCGCCTTCGCCGGTCTGCTGATCGCCCCGATGAGCGCGCCGTGGCTGTGGGTGCTGTTGCTGGGCATCGGCCCGAGCACCTTCCCGATGGCACTGACCCTGATCAATCTGCGCACCCGGACGCAGGCCGGTTCCGCGGCGCTGTCCGGCTTCACCCAGGGCATCGGATACACGGTCGCCTGTGTCGGTCCACTGCTGTTCGGTGTACTGCACAGTGTCTCCGGGAGTTGGGCGATGCCGTTCGCACTACTGTCGGTGGCCGTGGTCGTGCTGGTGGTGGGCGCCTGGCAGGCGTGCACACCGCGCATGCTCGAGGACACCTGGCACTGA